The DNA window TATAAAACCTTTCTTTCCGTGGTGTCCAAAGGCCGGTTTTTTGACGGTGTGATAAAAGACAAGTTCCACAGCCGCAAAGTGCGTTAGCGGCCTGCATATCTGTGCGCCATTGCCTGCGCGGGCCTGCGTTTTGCCCGGCAACGTGGCAAAGTTGCTCACCGGTCACAATTTGCCGATTTTTCCCCGGGATTCAGTGATCCCGATCGGCGTTATGCGCGCGTTTCAGGCATATAAAAAAAGCATCCGTTCGCGTGATAGCGATATACCCAAAATAATTCGAGTTGCAGGAAGGCGGCAACGCAGCGACAAATTCGTCAGGAACGAATTTGCCTGGCCTCTGGCCAGCCTCCGGTGAGTGACAAATCTGCCGGGAGCAGATTTGAACGCTGTTAGCAGCGGCCCCGAAGGGGAGAGGCCCAGGGATGGGCCGAGTAATCAAGCCAACACACCTGCAACTTGAAGTATGAAGGGGATAAGTTGATCGCAGAAGGGCATAGGGTGAATGACGGTATTAGCGATTAATCCGAAAATATGCGTTAACCCGCTATTCTGGGGTTGGCAACGTTCCCAAAAAGCTTCACCTGGTCAAAAAATAAGCGTAGAATTCGCAGCGTGTGATAATTGAGGTTGTAAATGCATCATGGTTGATCGTGAATTAGGTAACTGGAAAGACTTCATTGATGAGATGTTAGGTAACTGATTACCGGGTTAGGTTTATCGCCAGGCAAGCTGTACTGAGTCGTTCTCACCTGTGCCCCTACTCCGTTACGGTATGGCGGGCATGTTATGAAGTATCTTGAACGGGTCACCGTTCAAATAAAAAGCAGCACCTTCACCGGCGCTGCTTTTTTAATGCCAATTATTCGCCGCTGCTTTCAACCAACGGCGGCACGGCCTGTTTGCCCGGGAAACGCCGGCGAACCAGGACGAAGAACAGCGGCACGAAGAAGATCGCCAGCACGGTGGCGGAAATCATCCCGCCGATGACGCCGGTCCCTACGGCGTGCTGGCTGCCGGAACCTGCACCCTGGCTAAGCGCCATCGGCAGAACGCCGAAAATAAAGGCCAGCGAAGTCATCAGAATAGGGCGCAGGCGCATCCGCGAGGCCTCTAGCGTCGCCGCCGTCAGTTCCTTCCCTTTGTGGTGTAGTTCGTTGGCGAATTCGACGATCAGGATGGCGTTTTTCGCCGAAAGCCCAATGATGGTCAATAACCCCACCTGGAAGTAAACGTCGTTTTCCAGCCCGCGCAGCCAGGTGGCCACCAGCGCGCCAATCACCCCAAGCGGCACCACCAGCATCACCGCAAACGGGATTGACCAGCTTTCATACAATGCGGCCAGGCACAAGAACACCACCAGCAAAGAGAGCGCATACAGCGCCGGCGCCTGCGAGCCGGACAGCCGTTCCTGGTACGACATCGCCGACCATTCCAGGCCGAACCCAGCCGGCAGTTGGCTGACCAACTTCTCCATTTCCGCCATGGCGGTGCCGCTACTGGTGCCGCTGGCGGCTTCGCCGACGATCTCCAGCGATGAAGTGCCGTTATAGCGTTCCAGGCGTGGGGAGCCATACTCCCAGTGCGATGTGGCAAAGGCGGAGAACGGCACCATGCCGCCGGTGCTGTTGCGCACGTACCATTTGTAAACGTCATCCGGCAGCATGCGGAATGGAGCGGCGGACTGCACATACACCCGTTTCACCCGCCCGCGATCGACGAAGTCGTTGACGTAGGTGGAGCCCCAGGCAGTGGATAGCGTGTCGTTGATATCATCGATGCTGACGCCGAGCGCCTGCGCCTTGCGCTGATCGATATTGATTTGCAACTGCGGGCTATCGTCCAGGCCGTTATGGCGCACCCGTGAAAGCAGTGGGTTCTGGCCGGCGGCCTGCAACAGTTGATCGCGCGCCGCCATCAGCTTGGCGTGCCCCAGGCCGGCGTGATCTTCCAGTTCCATGGTAAAGCCGGATGAGTTCCCCAGCCCGTTAATGGCTGGTGGGCTGCTGGCAATGACGCGCGCTTCCTTAACGCTGTTGAGCGCCTTGGTCGCACGCTCGATCACGGCAAAGGAACTGCCTTCCGCCCCGCGTTCGCTCCAGTCCTTGAGGCGCACAAACATACGCGCCACGTTTTGCCCATTGCCGCCGGGGCCGGAGCCGATGATCGCGAACACCGAAACCACGTCCTGCTGTTCCTTGGTCATGAAATAGTGTTCAACTTTTTCGACAACCTTCAAGGTTTGCTGCTGGGTGGAACCTGCCGGCAGTTGCACCTGCACGCTGAACACGCCGCGATCTTCGTCCGGCAGGAATGAGGTGGGCAGTTTGATAAACAGCAGCGCCATCCCCCCAAGCAACAGCAGATAGAGCACCATATAGCGCAGGCTATGGTGCAGTATGCGTGCCACGCCGCGCTCGTAGCGCAGCGTATTGCGGTTGAACATGCGGTTAAACCAGCCGAAGAAGCCGCGTTTGCCGTGCTGTTGGCCCGCAGTGTGCGGCTTGAGCAACGTGGCGCACAGTGCCGGGGTGAGGATCATCGCCACCAGCACCGAGAGCACCATGGCGGCCACGATAGTAATTGAGAACTGGCGGTAAATCGCCCCGGTGGTGCCGCCGAAGAAGGCCATTGGGATGAATACGGCGGAAAGCACCATAGTGATACCGACCAGCGCACCCTGTATCTGGGCCATGGATTTACGGGTGGCTTCACGCGGCGGTAAGCCGTCTTCGCTCATTACGCGTTCAACGTTTTCCACCACCACGATGGCATCGTCCACCAACAGGCCGATGGCCAATACCATGGCGAACATGGTTAACGTATTGATACTGTAGCCAAATGCGGAAAGCACGGCGAAGGTGCCCAGCAGCACCACCGGCACGGCGATGGTTGGGATGAGCGTCGCGCGGAAGTTTTGCAGGAACAGGTACATCACCAGGAACACCAGCAGCACCGCTTCCAGCAGGGTTTTCACTACATCGCGGATAGAGGCTTTAACAAAAGGCGTGGTTTCATAAGCGATTTTGGCCTCTAGCCCGCGGGGAAAGTAGGGCTCAAGGGCGGCGATTCTTTCCTTCACCATCTGATCGGTTTGCATTTCATTGGCGCCGGAGGCCAGTTTGATGTTGATGCCGGCGGCGGGCATGCTGTTGTAGCGGCTGAGGTAGTTGTAGTTTTCAGCGCCCAGGCCAATGGTGGCGACATCCCCCAGCGTGACCATTGAACCATCCTGGTTAACCCGCAGGGTGATCTGGCGGAACTGCTCCGGGGTTTGCAACTGTGACTGCGCATTGATGGTGGCGTTAAGCGCCTGGTTGTCGACCGCCGGCGTGCCGCCCAGTTGCCCAACGGCAACCTGGCTATTCTGCGAGGTGATAGCGCTCACCACATCCTGCGTGGTGAGCTGGTAGCTGTTGAGCTTGTTGGGATCGAGCCAGATGCGCATTGCGTACTGGGAGCCAAACACATCGATGCTGCCGACGCCGTTAACGCGGCTGAGCGGATCCTGCACGTTGGAAACGATAAAGTCGGCGATATCCTGCCGGTCCATACTGCCGTCGGTGGAGACGAACGCCACCATCATCAGCGTGGTGTCGCCGGTTTTTGAAACGGTCACCCCTTGGTCCTGAACCGCCTGCGGCAGGCGCTTGAGCGCGGTTTGCAACTGGTTTTGCACCTGCTGCAAGGCTTCATTGGGGTTGGTGCCGGCTTCAAAGGTGAGGGTGACGGTGGCTTGCCCGGTGTTGGTGCCTTGCGATGCCATATACATCAGGTTATCGAGGCCGGTCATGTTTTGTTCGATAATCTGGGTGACGGTATTTTCCAGCGTTTGCGCCGAGGCGCCGGGGTAATTTGCCACGATTCGCACATTCGGTGGGGCGAGATCGGGATATTGTTCAACCGGCAACGAAAAAATCGCCAATGTGCCAGTCAGGCAAAGGATAATTGCCAGAACCCAGGCAAAAATCGGGCGATCGATAAAAAAATTGGCCATACAGCGCGAACCTCGTTGTGACTTGTTCTATCTTTAAGACGCATCAGGACTGCGTTCAAGTGTTAGCTGAAAGGATGCCGACAGTATGGCACTTTACCTGCCAGCTATAAGGAAAGCGTGGAGAAAAAATGGAGATAATGTAAATAACAGTAGGCTGCGCTTTACCAATTGTACTCACGAAATACAAAAAGCTACTGAATTTCCTTTCAATGGATTTATCTGGATGTTTTCAATAGCAGGAGCAGCGTATGGATATTAACCCGGTATTTGCCCGCCGCCTTTATTTGTGCTGGCTGATTAGCCACAGTGAAAGGCCCAATGTGCCGCGCCTGATGGCGCAGACCGGCTGGCCGCGGCGCACGCTGCAGGACACGCTAAAGGCCTTGCCGGGGCTTGGCGTCTCGCTGCGTTTTGTGCAGCAGGGCGTGCGCAATAACGACGGTTTTTACCAGTTGGACGATTGGGGCCCGCTTGATCCGCAGTGGGTGAGCCGATACCACCAACAGTTGCTGGCGGTTATCGGCTAACGGTTCCCCGGCAGGCCGGGGGGATCGTTATTGGTTTTTATACTCCAGATACATCACCGTGGCGGCGACCCGGGAGCGTACGTTCAGCTTGCGCAGCATATTGCGGATGTGCACCTTGACCGTTTCTTCGGAGATGTGCAACTGCACGGCAACCTGCTTGTTCGACATCCCGCGCGCCACTTCTTGCAGCACGTCCAGTTCACGTTCAGTCAGTTCGGCAAAGGGATTGCTCTGTTCACTGCGCGAAGAGAGGTAGTCCGCGATGGCTTCGCTGATGATATTCTGGCCGCCCGCCGCTGCGCGGATATCCACTAATAACTGTTCCGGTTCGCTGTCTTTTAGCAGATAGCCGTCGGCGCCGGCGTCGATCAGCGCATACAGATCGCTGCGCGCATCCGAGACGGTCAGCACGATGATCCGCGCGTCAACGCCTTCATTGCGCAATGCCTTTAGCGTGTCCAGCCCGGAAAGGCCCTTCATGTTCAGATCAAGCAGCACCACATCAGGCTCATGTTGCAATACCATGGCAATCGCCTCGGTGCCGTTGCTGGCTTCCGCCACGATGTTGAATGCCGGATCCAACCCCAGTAACTGTTTGATACCGCGGCGCATCAGTGGATGATCGTCGACGATAACCACCTTGTAGTTTTTCATTACCATGAAATTTCTCCCTGTAGCCGATAAAGCCACTCAAATGTAATGTCAACACCCTACTAGGGCGCCGCCTGTAGGCCTTGCTCCAATAGGGCTATTCCGTTTAGCCAAGACTAACCCGTTACCGGTATTCTTGGTAGCGGTGTGTATCATTCCCCAGCCTTGATTGCCATTGCCTTTTATCCACCTGGCGGCATCAATTACCCAGAAGGGGGTAGGGTGAGCCGAATTTCCGTTCCCCCTGGCGCACGGCGTTGAATCAGCAGTTTTCCCCCCAGCCGGGCGGCCCGCTCACTCATGATAGTCAGCCCATAATGGCCCTCCGGTTCTTCCAGGCTGGCGATGCCGCAACCGTCATCGCTGATGGTGATGATGTTGCTGCCGTTCGCGTCCACGGCGCAGCGGATGGCAATCACTTGCGCATTGGCGTGTTTGATCGCATTGAGTACCGCCTCGCGAACGATCTGCAGCGCGTGCACCTGCTGCTGGGCATTGAGCGCCTGCGAAGGGATCAGGCAATCCAGCATGATTCGGGCCTGTGTCCGTTCCTTTAGCGGCGCCAGCAGTTGGCGCAGGGCGGTATGCAGATCGGCGGCCTGAATGCTGAGGCGGAAGTCGCCAGCAGTTCACGCAACTGGCGGTAGGCATCGGCCAACGCCCGATCAAAATCGGCGATGATGCCCTGCGCCTGCGGCGAACAGGCAGCGAGTTCGCGTTTGAGCATGGTCAACTGGATGCGCAGGAAAGTCAGCGCCTGCGCCAGTGAATCGTGCAGTTCACGGGCGATGGTGGCGCGCTCTTCCATCAGCAAAAATTGCATATGCTGTTTTTGTGCGCGGTTGAAATACAGCCCGCGGCTCAGCATGTTCGCCACGCTTTGCATCAGGTGCGGGTGCGGTGGCTGCTGCCGGGTTTGCCAGCACAGTTGGCCCACCGGTTTACCGTCCTGCTCGATGCACTGCTGCTGCCAATCCTGCCCCGCCAGTGGGGAGCCGCTGGTTAACCGCCAGGGGCTAGGCGTGCCTTCCACCTCCAGGCGGATGCAGCGCAGATGCTCGCTTTTACGCACAATCTGCAAAATTTGCTCAAAGGCTCGCTGTTCGATGTGCCCGGTGCTCAGCGCCTGCGAGCAGTGGTAAAGCACCTCCAGCGTGCGGTTAACCTGCTGCAACCGTTCGGTTTTTTCCTGTACCTTGTGCTCCAGCGACTGATAAAGCCTGGCCAGTTCGTCCGACATGGCGTTGAAGGCCTGCGACAGCACGCCCAGTTCATTGGGCAGTGCCACCTCAAGCGGCGGGTAGTTGAAATCCCGTTGCTGCATGCGCTGGCTGGCGTCGACCAGCCGTTTTAGCGGCGTCACCACCTGGCGGCGCATCACGCGCAGGCAAAACAGCGCCAGGCCAATGATGGCGATATAGCCCATCACGCTGATGGCGGCCACGATGGTCAGCTTCAATTCCGAATAGTGCTGCAGCGTGAAAACAAAGCTATCGATGCGCGCGACGTAATCGGCAACGTTCTGTTGGTAGTCTTCCGGGTGGCCGGCGATGATTTTCTCGGCCAGCGGCTGCCAGGTATGACGCAGCGCTTGGTATTTTTGCCGTACCTCTTCAGGCACGTAAAAACGCTCCAGCTTCAGTAACGCCGGGGCTTGCAGGGATTGCTGATATTGCGCCAGATGCTGCGGCAGTTGCTTCGGGCTATTGGTGATGTCATAGGCCAGGCGATAGCTTTGCATCCGCAGCGAGCCGGCAATGTTGACCGCTTCGGCATCGCTCAGGCTGCCAGCAACGGTGGTCAGCGCCAGCCCGGTTGAGAGGAGCGAAAGCGCCACAATGCTGAACAGCGTTTTGGCCAGGCTTCGGGTCAGGGAGCGTTTAACAAACACGCAGGCGTCCTTTTTATTTATAGTGGCTGCGCCGGCGTATGCGCCAGCGGCATGTCCACTATTATCACTTTTGCTACCCCCCATCACCGCGATATGCATCAAGCAATTGGCGCGCGGGGGATTAAAATAACCGCTATATATTCAAATAAATAACGGTGCGCCGTTTTTTGTACGCCGCACGATGCGCGAATGGTCGACAGAGTTTGATCTGGCGCAAGCTACTCTTTGTTTACCTCTTAATGGGGATTATCTACCCCTACCTTCAACGCCTATTTTAACCCCATCCATTCAATGGATTTTATTAAAAAAAAATAACCAATGCCGTTTTGGTCAATCGCCGCGCCGTGGGTTGCCCAGCCGGTGGGCCAGCGCAACAGGGTGAAAATAATGAACGATGGATGGCATGTCAGCGGGTTGGTGGTTCAGGCCCGGCCGGAGAAGGTCGCACGGCTGATCCCGGCGCTGCTGGCGATCCCCGGCACAGAAATCCCGGCCACGGATGCCGGGCAAGGCAAACTGGCGGTCGTCATGCAGGCGGCGGATGCCCGCGCGCTATTGGATCGCATTGAGTCGGCACGCAATCTGGACGGGGTGCTGGCGGTATCGCTGGTGTATCACCAGTTGGATGAGCAAGGTGAGGTAACGCCATGAAACTCAGTCGTCGCGATTTCATGAAGGCCAATGCGGCGCTGGCGGCGGCCACGGCCGCGGGGCTGGTTATTCCCACCGTCGCGCAGGCGGTGGCGGGCGGGGCGGATGAGCTTAAATGGGATAAAGCGCCTTGCCGCTTCTGCGGCACCGGCTGCGGCGTGCTGGTCGGCACGCAGAACGGCCGTATCGTGGCCTCGCAGGGCGATCCGGATGCGCCGGTCAACCGCGGCCTGAACTGCATCAAGGGCTATTTCCTGCCCAAGATCCTGTATGGCAAGGATCGCCTCACCCAACCGTTGTTGCGCATGACCCAGGGGCAGTATGACAAGGAAGGTGAGTTCACGCCGATCGGGTGGGAACAGGCGTTCGACATCATGGCTGAAAAGTTCAAAACGGCGCTGCAGACCAAAGGGCCGGGGTCGGTTGGTATGTTTGGCTCAGGCCAATGGACCATCTGGGAAGGGTATGCCGCCGCCAAGCTGTTCAAAGCCGGCTTCCGCTCGAACAATATCGATCCCAACGCGCGCCACTGTATGGCATCGGCGGTGGTGGGGCTGATGCGCACCTTCGGCATGGATGAGCCGATGGGCTGCTACGCAGACATTGAGCACGCCGACGCCTTTGTGCTCTGGGGCTCCAACATGGCCGAGATGCACCCGGTGCTGTGGTCGCGCATCGCCAGCCGCCGCCTGGGCAACGATCATGTCCGCGTTGCCGTGCTTTCCACTTTTGAACACCGCAGCTTCGAGCTGGCGGATAACGCCATGGTGTTCACCCCGCAAACCGATTTGGCGATCATGAACTATATCGCCAACTACATCATTCAACACAACGCGGTCGATCAGGATTTTCTGCGCCGGCATGTCAATATCCGCCAGGGCGTTACCGACATCGGCTACGGGCTACGGCCGACGCACCCATTGGAAAAGGCGGCGAAGAATCCGGGTAGCGACGCCTCCGAGCCGATGAGCTTTGAAGCCTACAAGGCCTTTGTGGCGGAATACACCCTGGAGAAAACCGCGGCGATGAGCGGCGTGCCGAAGGATCAGTTGGAAGCGCTGGCCAGGCTGTATGCCGATCCGAACATCAAGGTGGTTTCGTACTGGACGATGGGCTTTAACCAGCATACGCGCGGCGTTTGGGCCAATAACCTGTGCTACAACCTGCACCTGCTGACCGGCAAAATCGCCCGGCCGGGCTGCGGGCCGTTCTCGCTGACCGGCCAACCTTCCGCCTGCGGCACCACGCGTGAAGTCGGCACCTTCGCGCACCGGCTGCCTGCCGACATGGTGGTGACTAACGAAAAGCACCGCCAGATCGCGGAGCAGAAATGGCGCGTGCCGGCCGGCACCATTCCGGGCGAGGTGGGGCTGCATGCGATCGCGCAGGATCGGGCGCTGAAAGACGGCACGCTCAACGTGTATTGGGTGATGTGCAATAACAATATGCAGGCCGGCCCCAACATTACCGAAGAGCGAATGCCGGGCTGGCGCGATCCGCGCAACTTCGTGGTGGTGTCCGATCCTTACCCCACCGTGAGCGCGTTGTCGGCTGATTTGATCCTGCCCACCGCCATGTGGGTGGAAAAAGAGGGCGCCTATGGCAACGGTGAACGGCGAACCCACTTCTGGCGCCAACAGGTGAAGGCGCCCGGCGCGGCAAAATCCGATCTCTGGCAACTGGTGGCGTTCTCCAAACGTTTCCGCACCGATGAGGTGTGGCCGGCAGAGCTACTGGCGCAAAATCCGCAGTACCGCGGCAAAACGTTGTATGAGGTACTGTTCGCCAACGGCGTGGTGGATCAATTCGGCCTGGATGAACTGCCGGCGGAACAGTTGAACGACGAGGCGCGCGATTTCGGCTACTACATCCAGAAGGGGCTATTTGAGGAATACGCCGGTTTTGGGCGCGGCCACGGGCATGATTTGGCGCCGTTCGATACCTATCACCAGTCGCGCGGCCTGTGCTGGCCGGTGGTGGACGGCAAGGAAACCCTGTGGCGCTACCGCGAAGGCTTTGATCCCTACGTGAAGGCCGGCGAAACGCTGCGCTTTTACGGCAAACCGGATGGGAAAGCGGTGATCTTCGCGCTGCCTTTTGAGCCGGCGGCGGAAAGCCCGGATCGGGAATACGATCTGTGGCTGTCTACCGGCCGCGTGCTGGAGCACTGGCACACCGGCACCATGACGCGCCGCGTGCCCGAGCTGCACCGCGCCTTCCCGCAGGCGGTGGTGTTTATCCATCCGCTGGATGCCCAGGATCGCAACCTGCGCCGCGGCGAGCGCGTCAAGGTGATTTCACGCCGTGGCGCCGTGGTGAGCATCATCGAAACCCGCGGGCGCAACCGCCCGCCGCGTGGGCTGGTGTATATGCCGTTTTTTGATGCGGCGCAGTTGGTCAATAGTTTGACGCTGGACGCCACCGATCCGTTATCGAAAGAAACCGACTTTAAAAAATGTGCCGTGAAGCTGGAGAAAGCTTAGTTCACTTCGTCCGCCTGGCTGGCGGGCAACGGCACTCAATAAAAATAGCGTGTGATTGCTCTGGAGCAAAAAATGACGGGGAATGTCCTGAAAAAATGGTGGGCTGCGGGGGGCGTGCTGTTATCGCTGGCGGCGGTTGGCTTCGCCCTGGCGGCCAACGGCGTCGATCTGGGCGCATCGCCGGAGGTTGCCGGCACGGCCGAAGGGCAGATTATACAACCCAGGCAGCAAGCGCGGATGGCGCTGAACTACGTTAACCAGCCGCCGTTGATCCCACATGGCGTTGATGGCTATCAAATCACCCGCAACACCAACCGTTGCCTGCAGTGCCATGACATTGCGCATTATCGCAATACCGGCGCACCGCGCATCAGCCCGACGCACTTTATGGACAGCGATGGCAAGATGCTGGGCGAGGTGGCGCCACGCCGCTACTTTTGCCTGCAGTGCCACGTGACGCAAACGGATGCCGCGCCGATTGTCGGCAACACGTTTGAGCCGCTGCCGGGTTTTGGCAAGTAAGGAGTCACCATGGTGCAACATAGCGGAAATGACAAAAAAGCCGGGCCGCTGAGCCGGCTGTGGTGCTGGTGGTGGCGGCCAAGCCGCCTGGCGTTGGGCACGCTGCTGCTGATGGGCTTTGGCGCCGGCATCCTGTTCTGGGGCGGTTTTAATACCGGCATGGAGGCGGCGAATACCGAGGCATTCTGCATTAGCTGCCATGAAATGCGCGATAACGTCTATGAAGAATATCTCGGCACCATACACTACAGCAACCGCAGCGGTGTGCGGGCAACCTGCCCAGATTGCCACGTTCCCCATGAGTGGGGGCCGAAGATGCTGCGAAAAATCAAGGCCAGTAAGGAACTGTACGCCAAGGCCATTGGCCTGATCGATACGCCGCAGAAATTCGAGCAGCACCGGCTGGCGATGGCCAGCAACGAATGGGCGCGCATGCAGGCCAATGGTTCCCAGGAATGCCGTAACTGCCACAACTTCGATAACATGGACTTCAGCGCACAGAAAACCGTGGCGGCGCAAATGCACCAGCAGGCCATCAGCGCCGGGCAAACCTGCATCGACTGCCATAAGGGCATTGCGCACAAGCTGCCGGATATGCGTAACGTGCCGAATGGTTTTTGAGCGGCGGGCTTTTGCCATGATTGGCTTGGCGCAGGGCGGGGGAATCGCGCTATGATTCCTGTGTTGTCGCCAACGGAAGAGAGCCCATGTCTGCAAAAATCGAGAATGTGAAGAAAGAGCTGCTGTCGGATAACTGGTATGTGCTGAATAAATATACCTTTGATTTGAAACGCAAGAATGGCGGTTCCGTTCAGCAGGTGCGTGAAGTTTACGATCGTGGCAACGGTGCAACCATTTTGTTGTACAACCGCGAGCGGGGCACGGTGGTGCTGACCAATCAGTTCCGTATGCCGACCTACGTCAATGGCAACCAGAGCGGTATGTTGCTGGAAGCCTGCGCCGGGCTGTTGGACGGCGATTCCCCCGAGTGGTGCGCGCGCCGTGAAGCCGCCGAGGAAACCGGGTTCCAGGTGGCGAGCGCGAAGAAAGTCTTTGAAGCCTATATGTCGCCGGGCGGCGTTACCGAGCTTATCCATTTCTTTATCGCCGAATACCAGGACAACGAACGCCGCACTTCAGGCGGGGGCATTGAAGATGAAGATATCGAGGTGGTTGAATTGCCGTTCAGCGAAGCGTTGGCGATGATCGACGATGGGCGGATTAAGGACGGCAAAACCATTATGCTGCTGCAGTATCTGCAAATTCACCAGATTATGGCGTAGCCACGCCGGTGCCCCTTTACCCCGCCTGAGGAACGGCAGGGTAAAGGGGGGTTGTGTGCTTATTTCAATAACGCTTTCGCTTTGGCGACCACGTTTTCTACCGTAAAGCCAAACTCTTTGAACAGCAGATCCGCCGGCGCCGACTCACCGAAGGTGGTCATGCCCACGACCGCGCCGTTCAGGCCCACGTACTTGTACCAGTAGTCTGCGATACCTGCTTCCACCGCCACCCGCGCGCTGACCGCCGCCGGCAGCACCGCTTCGCGGTAGGCCGCATCCTGTTTGTCGAACGCATCGGTCGACGGCATGGAGACCACGCGCACCCGGCGCCCTGCCGCCGTCAGTTGCTCATAGGCGGCAACCGCCAGTTCCACTTCCGAACCGGTGGCGATCAGGATCAGCTCCGGCTGCCCGTCGCTGTCTTTCAGCACGTAGCCGCCGCGGTATACGTTGGCCAGCTGTTCGGCTGTGCGCGGCTGCTGGGCCAGGTTCTGGCGCGAGAAAATCAGCGCCGTCGGGCCGTCGTTGCGCTCGATGCCGTACTGCCAGGCCACCGCCGATTCCACCTGGTCGCACGGGCGCCAGGTGCTCATGTTCGGCGTCACCCGCAGGCTGGCCAGCTGCTCGACCGGCTGGTGGGTCGGGCCGTCTTCGCCCAGGCCGATGGAATCGTGGGTGTAGACAAACACGTTGCGCAGCTTCATCAGCGCCGCCATGCGCACCGCGTTGCGGGCATATTCCACAAACATCAGGAAGGTGGCCGAATACGGCAGGAAACCGCCGTGCAGCGCAATGCCGTTGGTGATGGCGGTCATGCCGAACTCGCGCACCCCGTAGTGGATGTAGTTGCCGGCCAGGTCTTCGTTGATGGCTTTGGAGCCGGACCACATCGTCAGGTTGCTTGGCGCCAGGTCGGCGGAGCCGCCGAGGAACTCCGGCAGCACCTTGCCGAACGCTTCCAGCGTATTCTGCGAGGCCTTGCGGCTGGCGATACTGGCCGGGTTGGCCTGCAGTTTTTCCACAAAGGCTTTGGCGTCCGCCTGCCAGCTGGCCGGCAGTTCACCGCTCATGCGGCGTTTGAACTCGGCGGCCTGTTCCGGGAAGGCTTGCGCATAGGCGGCGAATTTGGCGTTCCAGGCGGCTTCACGGGCCTTGCCGGCTTCTTTGGCGTCCCACTGGGCGTAGATGTCCTGCGGGATAACGAACGGCGGATAATTCCAGCCCAGTTTTTCACGGGTGGCGGCCACTTCGGCATCGCCCAGCGGGGCGCCGTGCGCATCGTGCGAGCCGGCCTTGTTCGGCGACCCGAAGCCAATCACGGTCTTGCACATCAGCAGCGACGGCTTGTCGGTCACCTGGCGGGCTTCTTCAATCGCCGCCTTGATGGCTGCGCTGTCGTGGCCGTCCACGCCGCGCACCACGTGCCAGCCGTAGGCTTCAAAACGTTTGGCGGTGTCGTCGGTGAACCAGCCGTCGATGTGGCCGTCGATGGAGATGCCGTTGTCATCATAGAAGGCGGTCAGCTTGCCGAGCTTGAGGGTGCCGGCCAGCGAGCAGACTTCGTGGGAGATACCTTCCATCATGCAGCCGTCGCCCATGAACACGTAGGTGTGGTGGTCGACGATGTCATGGCCCGGGCGGTTGAACTGCGCCGCCAGAGTACGTTCG is part of the Gibbsiella quercinecans genome and encodes:
- the ypfM gene encoding protein YpfM yields the protein MVDRELGNWKDFIDEMLGN
- the acrD gene encoding multidrug efflux RND transporter permease AcrD, whose protein sequence is MANFFIDRPIFAWVLAIILCLTGTLAIFSLPVEQYPDLAPPNVRIVANYPGASAQTLENTVTQIIEQNMTGLDNLMYMASQGTNTGQATVTLTFEAGTNPNEALQQVQNQLQTALKRLPQAVQDQGVTVSKTGDTTLMMVAFVSTDGSMDRQDIADFIVSNVQDPLSRVNGVGSIDVFGSQYAMRIWLDPNKLNSYQLTTQDVVSAITSQNSQVAVGQLGGTPAVDNQALNATINAQSQLQTPEQFRQITLRVNQDGSMVTLGDVATIGLGAENYNYLSRYNSMPAAGINIKLASGANEMQTDQMVKERIAALEPYFPRGLEAKIAYETTPFVKASIRDVVKTLLEAVLLVFLVMYLFLQNFRATLIPTIAVPVVLLGTFAVLSAFGYSINTLTMFAMVLAIGLLVDDAIVVVENVERVMSEDGLPPREATRKSMAQIQGALVGITMVLSAVFIPMAFFGGTTGAIYRQFSITIVAAMVLSVLVAMILTPALCATLLKPHTAGQQHGKRGFFGWFNRMFNRNTLRYERGVARILHHSLRYMVLYLLLLGGMALLFIKLPTSFLPDEDRGVFSVQVQLPAGSTQQQTLKVVEKVEHYFMTKEQQDVVSVFAIIGSGPGGNGQNVARMFVRLKDWSERGAEGSSFAVIERATKALNSVKEARVIASSPPAINGLGNSSGFTMELEDHAGLGHAKLMAARDQLLQAAGQNPLLSRVRHNGLDDSPQLQINIDQRKAQALGVSIDDINDTLSTAWGSTYVNDFVDRGRVKRVYVQSAAPFRMLPDDVYKWYVRNSTGGMVPFSAFATSHWEYGSPRLERYNGTSSLEIVGEAASGTSSGTAMAEMEKLVSQLPAGFGLEWSAMSYQERLSGSQAPALYALSLLVVFLCLAALYESWSIPFAVMLVVPLGVIGALVATWLRGLENDVYFQVGLLTIIGLSAKNAILIVEFANELHHKGKELTAATLEASRMRLRPILMTSLAFIFGVLPMALSQGAGSGSQHAVGTGVIGGMISATVLAIFFVPLFFVLVRRRFPGKQAVPPLVESSGE
- a CDS encoding winged helix-turn-helix domain-containing protein, whose amino-acid sequence is MDINPVFARRLYLCWLISHSERPNVPRLMAQTGWPRRTLQDTLKALPGLGVSLRFVQQGVRNNDGFYQLDDWGPLDPQWVSRYHQQLLAVIG
- a CDS encoding response regulator, with the protein product MVMKNYKVVIVDDHPLMRRGIKQLLGLDPAFNIVAEASNGTEAIAMVLQHEPDVVLLDLNMKGLSGLDTLKALRNEGVDARIIVLTVSDARSDLYALIDAGADGYLLKDSEPEQLLVDIRAAAGGQNIISEAIADYLSSRSEQSNPFAELTERELDVLQEVARGMSNKQVAVQLHISEETVKVHIRNMLRKLNVRSRVAATVMYLEYKNQ
- the napD gene encoding chaperone NapD is translated as MNDGWHVSGLVVQARPEKVARLIPALLAIPGTEIPATDAGQGKLAVVMQAADARALLDRIESARNLDGVLAVSLVYHQLDEQGEVTP